A genomic window from Purpureocillium takamizusanense chromosome 2, complete sequence includes:
- a CDS encoding uncharacterized protein (COG:S~EggNog:ENOG503P28Q), whose translation MSPRLKPLLLPQLVQERLNNHNHHGDATYLPYNGPDASDLSQVYYTTNSSSSDVASPLTPTFSPRGHQRFSSSTSSLELPPMPQDTTPSSPSPYTTKPTEKRPLPDVQEDPMERFEETLASSVDHFGLYSCLCDTSCEHRNSSEGLFPGDIVGDDFDIDYDLGFLSDGDVARDYPKKKRSGIESPFAGLTSRLGSRLPTIRRWRSSRRPMVSLRASPTTDLSLENVLSRGPSSRSSSMSAPNQQFADRVQDLSPMTSVVSCYDVGSADNLSRSSVLELSPEEQLNLERDRAMATTPLLPPLLTDALGSPHQESPLQSPTVATTPCASAMPSPPATSTAQFPRPPLSTKPSFTSLRHVPTANDLPLPLPAILQEHDAWSDRLGHANFTISPSPYEVEAVTTETVTKFREDWDAARCNYTKHLVRTGEHYGQTSKIYGLTEAKWAETERTWKGIYDEMMRNNRSPPASASHSRSHSRGRGRGRSSSSVGALGRMPTNDATLCDLEWRRRDGCLPSAVPQMLESLDAHGKFPGRGDEDIVGPMQRDAVMVRARSEDAKGRFWRNLADKVGFRK comes from the coding sequence ATGTCGCCCAGACTAAAGCCACTGCTGCTCCCGCAGCTAGTGCAGGAGCGACTGAACAATCACAaccatcatggcgacgccaCCTACCTGCCGTACAACGGCCCCGACGCCAGCGACCTCTCACAAGTCTACTACACCACAaactcctcgtcgtccgacgTCGCGTCGCCATTGACCCCGACCTTTTCGCCCCGAGGTCACCAACGCTTTTCAAGCTCGACTTCGTccctcgagctgccgcccatgccccAGGACACcaccccctcctcgccctcgccctacacgacgaagccgactgAGAAGCGCCCACTGCCCGACGTGCAAGAGGACCCCATGGAACGTTTCGAAGagaccttggcctcgtcggtcgATCACTTTGGCCTCTACAGCTGCCTCTGCGACACCTCATGCGAGCACCGCAACAGCTCCGAAGGCCTGTTCCCTGGTGACATTGTTGGCGACGACTTCGATATCGACTACGATCTAGGATTCCTGAGCGATGGCGATGTCGCTCGCGACTaccccaagaagaagcgatCCGGTATCGAGTCCCCCTTTGCGGGCTTGACATCGCGGCTGGGctcccgcctgcccaccatcaggcggtggcggtcgaGCAGACGACCCATGGTCAGCCTGAGGGCATCCCCGACTACCGACCTCAGCCTGGAGAACGTCTTGTCGCGCGGTCCTTCaagccgctcctcctccatgtcgGCGCCCAACCAGCAGTTCGCAGATCGGGTGCAGGATTTGTCGCCCATGACTTCGGTCGTGTCGTGCTACGACGTGGGCAGCGCCGACAACTTGAGCCGGTCGTCGGTCCTCGAGCTGAGCCCCGAGGAACAGCTGAACCTCGAGCGCGACCGCGCCATGGCTACAACGCCTCTGCTCCCACCCCTTCTGACCGATGCCCTGGGATCCCCTCACCAGGAGTCGCCACTGCAGTCGCCGACGGTAGCAACAACGCCttgcgccagcgccatgccCTCTCCacccgcgacgtcgacggcccaATTCCCTCGACCGCCTCTCAGCACCAAGCCCTCGTTCACATCGCTTCGCCATGTCCCAACTGCGAATGACCTGCCCCTGCCTCTGCCGGCCATCTTGCAAGAGCATGACGCGTGGTCGGATCGCCTCGGCCATGCCAATTTTACCATCAGCCCTTCGCCTTacgaggtcgaggctgtTACGACAGAGACGGTCACAAAGTTTCGCGAGGACTGGGATGCGGCACGATGTAATTACACCAAGCATCTGGTGCGCACGGGCGAGCACTATGGCCAGACGAGCAAAATTTACGGGCTCACCGAGGCGAAGTGGGCCGAGACGGAGCGCACGTGGAAGGGCATCTACGACGAGATGATGCGGAACAACCGCTCGCCCCCCGCATCTGCCAGCCATTCCCGAAGCCATagccgtggccgtggacggGGCCGATCAAGCAGCTCTGTGGGAGCCCTTGGCCGCATGCCCACCAACGACGCCACGCTATGCGACTTGGAGTGGCGGCGTAGGGACGGGTGCCTCCCCAGTGCTGTACCACAGATGCTCGAGTCGCTCGACGCCCATGGCAAGTTCCCTGGTCGAGGTGACGAGGACATTGTCGGGCCCATGCAGCGCGACGCGGTCATGGTCCGAGCTCGCAGCGAAGATGCAAAGGGTCGGTTCTGGAGGAACCTCGCCGACAAAGTTGGCTTCCGCAAATGA
- a CDS encoding uncharacterized protein (EggNog:ENOG503PSIU~SECRETED:SignalP(1-18~SECRETED:cutsite=ALS-AP~SECRETED:prob=0.9154)) has translation MRFTLASVVLALAGSALSAPIVTRSLVGEVGSVVGSLQDNVPSAQVEVQLQGLLGNELSQIESALGGIPLADKLLSLLQSGDLSANALTAVGEALAMLKQGTPLDTVNSYLNAVTGGVVGDLGNTLGVKDLVGLLGGALGGVGNIVKII, from the exons ATGCGTTTCACCCTCGCCTCTGTTGTTCTCGCCCTCGCAGGCAGCGCTCTCAGCGCCCCCATTG TCACCCGCTctctcgtcggcgaggtcggcagcgtcgtcggcagccttCAGGATAACGTTCCCTCGGCCCAAGTCGAGGTCCAACTGCAGGGACTTTTGGGCAACGAGCTCAGCCAG ATTGAGAGCGCACTCGGTGGCATTCCTCTggccgacaagctcctgAGCCTCTTGCAGTCTGGTGATCTGTCTGCCAACGCTCTCACGGCAgttggcgaggcgctcgccatGCTCAAGCAGGGAACTCCCCTCGACACCGTGAACTCGTACCTCAACGCCGTCACTGGCGGTGTTGTCGGCGACCTCGGTAACACCCTGGGAGTGAAGGACCTCGTCGGTCTTCTAGGCGGCGCtctgggcggcgttggcaacATTGTCAAAATTATCTAA
- a CDS encoding uncharacterized protein (EggNog:ENOG503NZ1Q~COG:S~TransMembrane:4 (i138-156o168-195i354-375o381-400i)), with the protein MDTPAVGPGASGTGQGDDRSGDVEPKIVQVHEEEAPTASHALADESLNDESVAQGASQVQHDDIEVRNLGWNDEAQRVPRPVVGGLTNEQLWTLIRRFDKQVFHVKSIDTPPLANLDMNIADEEEFSPDKLRANLERLYIIVVVPLVSFWKHIARLRSWKEYERTSTFLAVYVVAWLLDLIIPTLTAFVIVLVLYPSSREICFPPAPPALIDSKTGGVQKPKAGVLATDDTLTGAPEKHEGEAVEQEAHSLVNSIATQVAISTSAGKHPQGDPHDDSTAPDPSQITEGLSSAKEKSDGKEPSATHDKTKKPVSQAVWNKARPTMHLIADFVDTWERFGNALSPVPPFPKLRPRLVLAGCLVPLLLGSYFTTSYMLLKGTGFIFGFTFFGDPILTPLLDFANRTYPRWQKYVELRNSILKGVPTNAQLAVTLLRIGERNKAPVPPPPSSDMPPPVETDQDALENLDHLGATDEEIEEAAQPSHDAAHDDEEDKHETKQKPKKSRRILNLLKGTTKGGVETVLTADRAKAAAGEKHARDRLGVVKQPRSQGVAGPVSFPARYKGRKGHAYVTATATAPTLSWTSDLKDVNPAWTIAIADVQELKKMGGLGWKSKIIVGWALEKEVVDGLVVRTKSGDEFHLTAISVRDELFNRLIAMGSQMWELW; encoded by the exons ATGGACACCCCTGCGGTTGGACCGGGAGCCTCTGGCACCGGCCAGGGCGATGACCGATCGGGAGATGTTGAACCCAAAATAGTTCAGGTccatgaagaagaagcaccgacagccagccatgccCTTGCTGACGAGAGCCTCAACGACGAGTCTGTCGCACAAGGAGCCAGCCAGGTTCAGCACGACGACATTGAAGTGCGCAATCTCGGTTGGAATGACGAGGCGCAACGGGTGCCTCGCCCTGTGGTCGGCGGGCTGACCAACGAACAACTGTGGACGTTGATACGACGCTTTGACAAGCAGGTGTTCCACGTCAAGAGCATCgacacgccgccgcttgcCAACCTGGACATGAacatcgccgacgaggaggagttCTCGCCAGATAAGCTGCGCGCAAACCTCGAGAGATTGTACATCATTGTCGTGGTGCCTCTGGTCTCGTTCTGGAAGCACATTGCCCGGCTCCGGTCCTGGAAGGAGTATGAGCGGACCTCGACGTTTCTCGCCGTCTACGTAGTCGCTTGGTTGCTTGACCTGATTATCCCAACTCTGACAgccttcgtcatcgtcctaGTGCTGTACCCAAGCTCACGGGAAATATGCTTCCCACCTGCACCACCGGCTCTCATCGACTCCAAGACGGGCGGGGTTCAGAAACCGAAGGCAGGTGTCCTAGCAACCGACGATACCCTCACAGGAGCACCTGAGAAACACGAAGGAGAGGCTGTCGAGCAGGAGGCCCACAGCCTCGTCAATAGCATCGCCACG CAGGTCGCCATCAGCACATCCGCGGGCAAACACCCGCAAGGAGACCCTCATGACGACAGCACGGCACCCGACCCATCTCAAATCACCGAGGGCTTGTCCAGCGCCAAAGAAAAGAGCGACGGAAAAGAGCCCAGCGCAACGCACGACAAGACCAAGAAGCCCGTATCTCAGGCCGTCTGGAACAAAGCCCGACCGACCATGCATCTCATTGCCGATTTTGTCGATACTTGGGAACGATTCGGAAACGCTCTCAGCCCAGTTCCCCCATTTCCAAAGCTGCGCCCTCGATTGGTTCTGGCAGGTTGTCTTGTCCCACTGCTGCTGGGTTCCTACTTCACTACATCGTACATGCTTCTCAAGGGCACCGGATTCATTTTCGGCTTCACTTTCTTTGGCGACCCTATTTTGACACCGTTGCTAGACTTTGCCAACAGGACATACCCTCGGTGGCAGAAGTACGTCGAACTGCGCAACTCAATCCTCAAGGGAGTGCCTACAAACGCGCAGCTGGCCGTCACACTGCTACGAATCGGAGAGAGGAACAAagcgccggtgccgccgccgccttcctcggATATGCCCCCGCCTGTTGAGACAGACCAGGACGCCCTTGAAAACCTTGACCACCTTG GTGCAACGGACGAGGAAATAGAGGAGGCCGCTCAGCCAAGCCACGACGCCGCACAtgatgacgaagaggacAAACATGAAACGAAGCAGAAGCCTAAGAAGTCAAGGCGTATTCTCAATCTGCTCAAGGGGACCACAAAGGGCGGAGTGGAGACGGTCCTCACGGCGGACAGAGCTAAAGCTGCCGCTGGAGAGAAGCACGCGCGTGATAGGCTCGGCGTTGTCAAGCAGCCGCGTTCTCAAGGCGTAGCCGGCCCAGTCTCGTTCCCGGCTCGATACAAGGGTCGCAAGGGGCACGCATATGTGACAGCGACGGCTACGGCGCCCACGCTGAGCTGGACGTCGGATCTCAAGGATGTGAATCCCGCGTGGACTATTGCGATTGCGGATGTCCAGGAGCTCAAAAAGATGGGCGGTTTGGGATGGAAGAGCAAGATCATCGTTGGGTGGGCGCTGGAAAAggaggtcgtcgacggactCGTGGTGCGGACGAAGAGTGGAGATGAGTTCCATTTGACAGCCATTTCGGTTCGTGATGAGCTTTTCAATAGGCTCATCGCCATGGGAAGTCAAATGTGGGAGTTGTGGTAG
- a CDS encoding uncharacterized protein (COG:P~EggNog:ENOG503NW40~TransMembrane:12 (i118-137o157-178i190-209o215-236i248-271o283-304i373-394o406-429i436-457o463-481i502-522o534-553i)) yields MPVPNPDVENPHAETVHTERKQSSRNESFNGEKAGRRASTAALLRNPLAGMTREEVLADVDAFVEEKGLTDDREIFRKGALIAQLNNVKDGFETIDVLGETEKEVLRMEETHRWHQPFMLYFLCILCAGSAIVQGMDQSAVNGAQEFYYEEFNIRDPYLQGLMNGAPYACSALIGCWTNPWLNKIGGRRFTIFFSCGMSVITGIWMAVANNFANLLIARFFLGFAVGAKSSTTPVYSAESVPKTIRGALTMMWQMWTAFGIVLGFVVSVAFQNTTFLGENSQWRWMLGSTSIPPLVVMAQVYFCPESPRWYMEKGKYGQALNSLTRLRNHPVQATRDMYYAHKLLQIERREREGRNLLKEFFMVRRNRRAAQSAWFTMFMQQFCGVNVIAYYSTSIFQKASYTRSQALLASMGGGLINWIFAIPAIYTIDTFGRRNLLLTTFPLMSVCLFFTGFAFYIPNQQAQLACVTTGLYLFMAVYSPGEGPVPFTYSAEAFPLHIRDIGMSSSTAVTWGFNFIISFTWPPLVEAYGDTGAFCWYAGWNLFGWAFAYFFLPETKSLTLEELDNVFSVKNRDHGGYYLRKLPWYVNKHVLRRDVDAFPPLYQFAEERVHEEKHGYIAQQGSSDSEKGVRTDARE; encoded by the exons ATGCCTGTACCAAATCCAGATGTCGAGAACCCCCACGCTGAGACTGTCCACACCGAGCGGAAGCAGTCAAGCAGGAATGAAAGCTTCAATGGCGAAAAAGCGGGCCGCAGGGCCTCCACAGCTGCCCTCCTTCGAAATCCACTCGCGGGTATGACCCGCGAGGAAGTACTTGCAGACGTTGATGCATTTGTCGAAGAAAAGGGGCTCACGGATGATCGTGAAATTTTTCGAAAGGGAGCCCTGATTGCACAGCTTAACAACGTCAAAGATGGGTTCGAAACCATTGATGTTCTTGGTGAGACAGAGAAGGAAGTGCTACGAATGGAGGAAACTCATCGCTGGCACCAACCATTCATGCTCTACTTCTTATGCATCTTGTGCGCCGGATCTGCCATCGTTCAAGGCATGGACCAATCAGCCGTGAATGGTGCCCAG GAATTTTACTACGAGGAGTTCAACATCCGCGACCCCTACTTGCAAGGCCTCATGAACGGTGCCCCATATGCTTGTTCTGCTCTGATCGGGTGCTGGACGAACCCGTGGCTCAACAAGATTGGAGGCCGTCGATTCACGATTTTCTTTTCCTGCGGAATGTCTGTGATCACAGGAATCTGGATGGCGGTGGCAAACAA CTTTGCAAACCTCCTCATTgctcgcttcttcttgggctttGCCGTAGGCGCCAAGTCATCCACCACGCCAGTGTACTCCGCCGAGTCGGTACCAAAGACTATCAGAGGCGCCCTGACAATGATGTGGCAG ATGTGGACAGCTTTTGGAATCGTCCTAGGCTTTGTCGTGTCGGTGGCGTTCCAGAACACGACTTTCCTAGGCGAAAACTCTCAATGGCGATGGATGCTTGGATCTACCAGTATACCGCCACTGGTTGTCATGGCTCAAGTCTACTTCTGCCCGGAAAGCCCGCGCTGGTACATGGAGAAGGGCAAGTACGGCCAGGCGCTGAACTCTCTGACACGATTGAGGAACCATCCAGTCCAGGCGACGCGGGATATGTACTACGCGCACAAGCTGCTTCAAATCGAACGACGAGAGCGCGAAGGGCGTAACTTGCTAAAAGAGTTCTTCATGGTTCGCAGGAATAGGCGCGCGGCTCAGAGCGCGTGGTTCACCATG TTTATGCAGCAATTCTGTGGTG TGAACGTCATCGCATACTACAGCACAAGTATTTTCCAGAAAGCTTCTTACACCCGGTCCCAGGCATTGCTTGCCTCCATGGGGGGAGGCTTGATCAACTGGATCTTTGCCATTCCAGCAATTTACACCATCGATACGTTTGGTCGGCGCAACCTTCTGCTGACCACGTTTCCGCTCATGTCAGTCTGTCTCTTCTTCACCGGATTCGCCTTTTATATACCGAACCAGCAGGCACAGCTGGCCTGTGTCACCACGGGCCTCTATCTTTTCATGGCGGTATACTCCCCCGGCGAAGGGCCTGTGCCATTCACATACAGCGCCGAGGCTTTCCCGCTTCACATTCGCGACATTGGAATGAGTTCCAGCACAGCTGTCACGTGGGGCTTCAACTTCATCATCAGTTTCACGTGGCCTCCACTTGTAGAGGCGTACGGCGATACTGGGGCATTCTGTTGGTACGCCGGCTGGAATCTGTTTGGCTGGGCTTTCGCGTACTTCTTCCTGCCTGAGACGAAGAGCCTCACGCTGGAAGAGCTTGACAACGTCTTCAGCGTGAAAAACAGAGACCACGGAGGCTATTACCTACGAAAGCTGCCGTGGTATGTCAACAAGCACGTGCTGCGTCGGGATGTTGATGCCTTCCCTCCGCTATACCAGTTCGCCGAAGAACGGGTGCACGAAGAGAAACATGGTTATATTGCCCAGCAAGGCAGCTCGGACTCGGAAAAGGGCGTACGTACCGATGCCCGGGAGTAG
- a CDS encoding uncharacterized protein (COG:S~EggNog:ENOG503P2UP), producing MSPLPDPRRVVTGHDEAGNAIFVADSLAHMAPTSVECDFTVLYETHQFPASNDVWEDPMLTRTMNLANEKGLVLRCVDFKPNTKTLFHRTESLDFGIVFSGEIVYLDNGVELTLKAGDVCVQRGTIHGWDNRTDQTTRIYFLLTGKCFEQSDLVTVAKDDLAATPVKIGDKVLGEHGFDPKDVESGGQL from the exons ATGTCTCCTCTGCCAGATCCTCGTCGAGTCGTTACCGGCCACGATGAAGCGGGAAATGCCATCTTCGTCGCTGACAGTCTCGCTCACATGGCTCCAACGTCTGTTGAGTGCGACTTTACGGTGTTATACGAGACGCACCAGTTCCCGGCCTCGAATGATGTATGGGAGGATCCGATGTTGACGCGGACCATGAATCTCGCAAATGAGAAGGGCTTAGTTCTTCGATGCGTCGACTTCAAGCCCAATACAAAAACG CTGTTCCACCGCACCGAGTCTCTGGACTTTGGGATCGTCTTTTCGGGTGAAATCGT CTACCTGGATAACGGCGTCGAGTTGACTCTTAAGGCTGGCGACGTTTGCGTGCAGCGCGGCACCATTCACGGCTGGGACAACAGAACGGACCAGACAACACGTATTTACTTCCTGCTCACCGGTAAGTGCTTCGAGCAAAGCGACCTGGTAACTGTGGCTAAAGACGATTTAGCTGCCACGCCCGTGAAGATTGGGGACAAGGTTCTGGGGGAACATGGATTTGATCCCAAGGACGTTGAATCGGGTGGCCAACTTTGA